One stretch of Acidobacteriota bacterium DNA includes these proteins:
- a CDS encoding RNA polymerase sigma factor RpoD/SigA, whose product MAPKNSVPSGEESALLKRYLREISRFPLLTPEEEKRLGVLIQTGDREALQKLVESNLRFVVSFSKKYRGWGLSFQDLINEGNIGLIEAAKRFDPGKGVKFITYAVWWIRQAIIHALSEQGGPFRIPQKQANLLYNIHKTIAAMTPILERPPTVGEVAEELDVPRENVEVLMQAETEDLPLESASEEDSDFQLLDKIEQVTMPPVDQNLMEESFRKLLRGMLRDLDEKERIVLTLRYGLDGSDSHTLKEVGDHLGLSRERIRQIETQALQKLKHSKKSRQLMGYLN is encoded by the coding sequence AATCCGCCCTCCTCAAGCGCTATCTGCGCGAGATCTCCCGCTTTCCCCTCCTGACCCCCGAGGAGGAGAAGCGGCTCGGGGTTCTCATCCAGACCGGCGACCGCGAGGCCCTCCAGAAGCTCGTCGAATCCAACCTCCGCTTCGTCGTCTCCTTTTCCAAGAAGTACCGCGGGTGGGGCCTCTCCTTCCAGGATCTCATCAACGAGGGAAACATCGGTCTCATCGAGGCCGCCAAGCGCTTCGACCCCGGCAAGGGCGTCAAGTTCATCACCTATGCCGTCTGGTGGATCCGCCAAGCCATCATCCACGCCCTCTCGGAGCAAGGAGGTCCCTTCCGCATCCCCCAGAAGCAGGCCAACCTCCTTTACAACATCCACAAGACCATCGCCGCCATGACCCCGATCCTGGAGCGTCCCCCCACGGTGGGGGAGGTGGCCGAGGAGCTCGACGTGCCCCGCGAGAACGTGGAGGTCCTCATGCAGGCGGAGACCGAGGACCTGCCGCTTGAATCGGCGTCGGAGGAAGACTCGGACTTTCAGCTTCTGGACAAGATCGAACAGGTCACCATGCCCCCCGTGGACCAGAACCTCATGGAGGAGTCCTTCCGTAAGCTTCTGCGGGGGATGCTGCGCGACCTCGACGAGAAGGAGCGCATCGTCCTCACGCTGAGGTACGGGCTGGACGGCTCGGACTCCCATACCCTCAAGGAGGTGGGAGATCACCTGGGGCTTTCCCGGGAGCGGATCCGCCAGATCGAGACCCAGGCCCTCCAGAAGTTGAAACACAGCAAGAAAAGCCGCCAATTGATGGGGTATCTGAATTGA
- a CDS encoding tetratricopeptide repeat protein, translated as MRACAPKGANDPRRIGSGDAAPRDPEVVPDRSEGPRGGRRTLPATHRAGLLALAVLALAAPALSQIPPREKAHTLFRQGAMHLDAGDAGSAEPLLRQACLLDPGNALALSYLGHALLAQRRYSEAAEAFRESLRLDRSSPGLGVKQRRQTADGLGLSLAFQGLLKEAADVYASALTEDPDYPSFSYNRACVLALDGRTGDALQSLVAALDADARAPGGATLPDPSLDEDFKGLRGTPRFQAALVMHLPPQPNDGPSSPTMRSGAALLARGRWKEAAARLREAATLDPSDPWAWYLLGGALLETGPPEEAAEAFLRSLREDLAAPRLPREAVRYAGIRSGAWLLDQGRLEEADLALRRAGSASPNHPWPHYLLARLHAAAGRPEEALRSLETALRHREEISPGENLLPDPRSDPAFSSLSKAPGWASAMEPLGPEPEPNP; from the coding sequence TTGAGGGCCTGTGCGCCAAAGGGGGCGAATGACCCGCGGAGGATCGGCTCGGGGGATGCCGCCCCGCGGGACCCCGAGGTCGTCCCGGACCGGTCCGAAGGGCCGCGTGGAGGGCGGCGCACCCTGCCCGCGACCCACCGCGCCGGTCTGCTCGCCCTGGCGGTGCTGGCCCTGGCCGCTCCGGCGCTGTCCCAGATTCCTCCGCGAGAGAAGGCCCACACCCTGTTCCGGCAGGGCGCGATGCACCTGGACGCAGGGGACGCCGGTTCCGCCGAGCCCCTCCTGCGCCAGGCCTGCCTGCTCGATCCGGGAAACGCCCTGGCGCTCAGCTACCTCGGCCACGCTCTTCTGGCCCAGCGCAGGTATTCCGAGGCCGCCGAAGCCTTCCGGGAATCACTCCGGCTGGACCGGTCCTCGCCGGGCCTGGGCGTGAAGCAACGGCGCCAAACGGCGGACGGGCTCGGCCTGTCCCTCGCCTTCCAGGGGCTCCTCAAGGAAGCGGCCGACGTGTACGCCTCGGCCCTGACGGAGGATCCCGACTATCCCTCCTTCTCGTACAACCGCGCCTGCGTGCTCGCCCTCGATGGCCGGACCGGGGACGCCCTCCAATCCCTGGTGGCCGCCCTGGATGCAGACGCCCGGGCCCCGGGGGGTGCCACCCTTCCCGATCCGTCCCTGGACGAGGACTTCAAGGGCCTTCGAGGCACCCCTCGATTCCAGGCCGCCCTCGTGATGCACCTGCCCCCTCAACCCAACGATGGCCCCTCCAGCCCGACCATGCGGTCCGGAGCCGCTCTTCTGGCCCGGGGCCGCTGGAAGGAGGCCGCCGCCCGGCTGCGGGAGGCGGCGACCCTCGACCCCTCCGATCCCTGGGCCTGGTACCTTCTCGGGGGGGCGCTGCTGGAAACCGGCCCCCCCGAGGAGGCCGCGGAGGCTTTCCTCCGTTCCCTCCGGGAGGACCTGGCGGCCCCTCGCCTGCCTCGGGAGGCCGTTCGATACGCCGGAATTCGATCCGGAGCCTGGCTGCTGGACCAGGGCCGATTGGAGGAGGCCGACCTGGCGTTGAGGCGCGCCGGCTCCGCCTCTCCGAACCATCCCTGGCCCCACTATCTCCTGGCCCGGCTCCACGCCGCGGCGGGGCGCCCGGAAGAAGCCCTTCGCTCCCTCGAGACGGCCTTGCGCCATCGGGAGGAGATTTCACCGGGGGAGAACCTTCTCCCCGATCCTCGATCCGACCCGGCCTTTTCGTCCCTCTCCAAGGCCCC